A portion of the uncultured Bacteroides sp. genome contains these proteins:
- a CDS encoding DUF1735 and LamG domain-containing protein, with translation MKTDIFKYSLLGMVLGLSIVSCTEGDKFDYGKTVVLITGTETTPVTKFVVEDTPSTYAVTASATNVVDKDVKVTFAIDNSQVEAYNKEHGTNYFALPDGAVTLDGANAVIQAGKSYSTPSIVKVVSTENFAEGRVYVVPVTMAQVDGLDVLQPSKTIFLQISRVIHFTSLNISNTGLYSNFIFADDKKKELSNFTYEIKFYSNDWHSIARLCSFTSKDEQRSSMLRFGENGQAVNALQWVSPTGSIVSSTLFSTGRWYTVSLAYNGSKLTMYVNGVKDAEGAGDGKPVDFQRFELGMSWTGYRGSQYFHGRISEVRVWSRALSPAEMQMGLCGVDPKSEGLLAYWKMNEGEGHIFKDATGHGYDMDWTNTAREISEGAGLTYKLDYSSAIGWDSDDNNKCNQ, from the coding sequence ATGAAAACAGATATATTTAAATATTCTTTATTGGGAATGGTTTTAGGACTCTCAATTGTGAGTTGCACCGAAGGCGATAAATTTGACTATGGGAAAACAGTCGTACTTATCACTGGGACAGAAACGACACCTGTAACAAAATTTGTAGTGGAGGATACTCCTTCTACTTATGCTGTGACAGCTTCTGCTACCAATGTTGTGGATAAAGATGTGAAAGTAACCTTTGCCATTGATAATTCACAAGTGGAAGCTTATAATAAAGAGCATGGGACGAATTATTTTGCGCTTCCTGATGGAGCAGTAACATTAGACGGTGCCAATGCGGTGATTCAAGCAGGTAAGTCATATTCAACCCCGTCTATTGTAAAAGTGGTTTCTACCGAGAATTTTGCAGAAGGCCGCGTTTATGTTGTTCCGGTTACTATGGCACAGGTGGATGGTCTTGATGTGCTACAACCGTCAAAGACGATATTCTTGCAGATTTCACGAGTAATTCATTTTACTTCACTAAATATTAGCAATACGGGCCTATATAGTAACTTCATTTTTGCCGATGATAAAAAGAAAGAATTGTCAAACTTTACTTATGAGATTAAGTTCTATTCTAATGATTGGCATAGTATTGCTCGTTTGTGTAGCTTTACTTCCAAGGATGAACAACGTTCCAGCATGCTTCGATTTGGCGAAAACGGACAAGCTGTAAATGCTTTGCAGTGGGTGAGTCCAACTGGTAGTATTGTGTCGAGTACCCTCTTTAGTACGGGGCGTTGGTATACTGTTTCTCTGGCTTATAATGGTAGCAAATTGACCATGTATGTTAATGGCGTAAAAGATGCAGAAGGCGCTGGAGATGGAAAACCCGTAGACTTTCAACGCTTTGAATTGGGTATGTCTTGGACCGGCTATCGTGGTTCTCAGTACTTTCATGGCCGAATTTCAGAGGTTCGAGTGTGGAGCCGTGCCTTAAGTCCTGCTGAAATGCAGATGGGGCTTTGTGGGGTTGATCCGAAATCAGAAGGTTTGCTTGCTTACTGGAAAATGAATGAAGGTGAAGGGCATATTTTCAAGGATGCAACAGGCCATGGTTACGACATGGACTGGACAAATACAGCTCGTGAAATTAGTGAAGGAGCAGGTTTAACCTATAAGTTGGATTATAGCTCCGCTATAGGATGGGATAGTGATGATAATAATAAATGTAATCAATAA
- a CDS encoding DUF1735 domain-containing protein, giving the protein MKTYIYKYFCVSFMMIAALSLQSCGNDDSYDVVGNSNNLFYIKANSSSSVKSPNTLLFGVVHTPAGDFGNVKAEFPVRCLRSVDETTKVTAQLDNSLIDAYNAKYGTSYVQFPEGALNFDLATVTVEKGHYIAGDSLAASVPISALTKFTESGYIAPIRIASVAGSKGEGSEVYGIGYIIVKTSTKLIKSGAASSDMLGTLVADYSGWSASCAQSSNSDFSSLVDGDTWSGWDFNSSIGTVVVDMKSEKEFTGIRSFCSYGMYSSYGYYFSNIVLAYSTDGTNYIDAGSASNSEMVNESGYQYICLYAAVKARYLKVTYTCNSQWGRGLYELGVYTNK; this is encoded by the coding sequence ATGAAAACATATATATATAAATATTTTTGCGTAAGCTTTATGATGATTGCTGCTTTATCACTGCAATCTTGCGGTAATGATGATAGTTATGATGTAGTTGGCAATTCCAATAATTTATTCTACATCAAGGCTAATTCATCTTCGTCGGTGAAGTCTCCGAATACATTGCTCTTTGGTGTTGTGCATACACCGGCAGGTGATTTTGGGAACGTTAAGGCCGAATTTCCGGTTCGTTGTTTACGTAGCGTTGATGAAACGACTAAAGTAACTGCGCAACTTGATAATTCTTTAATTGATGCATATAATGCAAAATATGGTACATCTTATGTGCAATTTCCGGAAGGTGCATTGAATTTCGATTTGGCAACAGTCACTGTAGAAAAAGGCCATTATATTGCTGGAGATTCTTTAGCAGCATCTGTTCCTATTTCGGCGTTGACAAAGTTTACTGAATCGGGCTATATTGCTCCTATCCGTATTGCTTCTGTTGCCGGTTCTAAAGGTGAAGGCAGTGAAGTTTATGGCATTGGGTATATTATAGTCAAGACATCTACGAAATTAATAAAATCTGGCGCCGCTTCTTCTGATATGTTGGGCACATTAGTTGCTGATTATTCCGGCTGGAGTGCGTCGTGTGCTCAAAGTAGCAATAGTGATTTTAGCAGCTTAGTAGATGGTGATACTTGGTCCGGTTGGGATTTTAATTCTTCAATAGGCACTGTAGTTGTTGATATGAAGTCTGAAAAAGAATTCACAGGCATTCGTTCTTTCTGTTCGTATGGCATGTATTCTTCATATGGTTATTATTTTAGTAATATAGTTCTTGCTTATAGTACGGATGGGACTAACTATATTGATGCTGGTAGTGCCTCAAATTCTGAAATGGTCAATGAAAGTGGCTATCAATATATTTGCCTTTATGCTGCTGTAAAAGCACGGTATTTGAAAGTAACTTATACCTGCAACTCGCAATGGGGAAGAGGATTATATGAATTGGGTGTATATACAAATAAATAG
- a CDS encoding DUF1573 domain-containing protein yields MKQLFVSICYFLCCVITYAQEPSKVFVSNERIHDFGQILEKNGKVSHTFNFYNKGNKPVVINDVSAWCGCTTSSYTKKPVLPGKKATVTVTYNPYNRPGSFSKEVVVLTESGKSYSRLWIKGYVIPYLHPVEENYPYKYGGGLWMNMEVMAFGTLDKGSTKTMKLKLANDTNANIKLFFVVVGGNTDVKFTSPRALKAHEERVIPITYQCSESFSGIKKTRIYLVVNNKVLVKPLVVTCIGKE; encoded by the coding sequence ATGAAGCAATTATTCGTTTCTATTTGTTACTTCCTTTGTTGTGTGATTACTTATGCACAAGAACCATCTAAAGTTTTTGTCTCGAATGAACGAATACATGACTTTGGACAAATTCTTGAAAAGAATGGTAAGGTATCACATACGTTTAATTTCTATAATAAAGGAAATAAACCAGTCGTCATAAATGATGTTTCGGCTTGGTGCGGTTGTACAACGTCTTCATATACTAAAAAGCCTGTGCTTCCAGGAAAGAAAGCAACTGTTACGGTTACGTATAATCCCTATAATCGCCCGGGCTCTTTTAGCAAAGAGGTAGTGGTACTAACAGAATCAGGTAAGAGTTATTCTCGTCTTTGGATAAAAGGGTATGTTATTCCGTATTTGCATCCTGTGGAAGAAAATTATCCTTATAAATACGGTGGCGGGCTATGGATGAATATGGAGGTGATGGCCTTTGGTACATTAGATAAAGGAAGTACAAAAACGATGAAACTCAAATTGGCAAATGATACGAATGCCAATATTAAACTCTTCTTTGTAGTAGTAGGTGGTAACACAGATGTTAAATTTACCAGTCCGCGTGCATTGAAGGCTCATGAAGAGAGGGTAATCCCTATTACTTATCAATGTTCTGAGTCTTTCTCTGGAATAAAGAAAACTCGTATTTATTTGGTGGTTAATAATAAAGTTTTGGTGAAGCCCTTAGTCGTGACTTGTATTGGAAAAGAATAA
- a CDS encoding beta-galactosidase family protein translates to MGTEGLAQKKHVFDINDGHFMYDGKPIQIVSGEMHYNRIPHQYWRHRMQMLKAMGLNTVATYVFWNMHEVEPGKWDFGGDKNLREYIKIAAEEGLHVILRFGPYACAEWEFGGYPWWLQNVEGLELRRDNDQFLRYTDLYIKRLYQEVKDLLITNGGPIIMVQVENEFGSYVSQRKDIPLEEHRKYNAKIKKQLLKAGFTTTLFTSDGTWLFEGGSIEGVLPTANGESNVINLKKAVDKYHGGKGPYMVAEFYPGWLSHWAEPFPSLSASGIARTAENYLKNDVSFNLYMAHGGTNFGFTSGANYDNKHDIQPDLTSYDYDAPISEAGWVTPKYDSLRSVIGKNVKWKLAAVPAPIPVIEIPSIKLTRVADVLGYLEKGSKIESDAPLTFEQLNQGYGYVLYSRRFNQPISGTLDVSGLRDYAIVYVNGEKVGELNRGDKKYKMSINIPFNSTLQILVENMGRINYGSEIVNNKKGIISPVKIDDMEMDGNWEMYKLPMDEVPDLDTLSQTDVYPNKALSTNALVGRPLVYEGTFSLTNVGDTFIDMSDWGKGIIFVNGKNLGRYWNVGPQQTLYLPGVWLKKGLNKILIFEQMNDHIKTEVKTVKVPILTQLKK, encoded by the coding sequence ATGGGGACAGAAGGGCTGGCACAAAAGAAGCATGTCTTTGATATCAACGATGGCCATTTTATGTATGATGGTAAACCGATACAAATTGTTTCCGGAGAAATGCATTATAATAGGATTCCCCATCAATACTGGAGACACCGTATGCAAATGCTTAAAGCAATGGGTCTCAATACTGTTGCCACGTACGTTTTCTGGAATATGCATGAGGTGGAACCCGGAAAATGGGACTTCGGCGGTGATAAGAACTTGAGAGAGTACATCAAGATAGCTGCGGAAGAGGGGTTGCATGTGATTCTGCGTTTCGGGCCCTATGCTTGCGCTGAATGGGAATTTGGAGGTTATCCTTGGTGGTTACAAAATGTCGAAGGACTTGAACTTCGCAGGGATAATGATCAATTTCTTAGATATACGGATCTATATATAAAAAGATTGTATCAGGAAGTAAAAGACCTGTTGATCACCAATGGTGGACCTATCATCATGGTACAGGTTGAAAATGAATTCGGATCTTATGTTTCGCAACGGAAAGATATTCCTTTGGAGGAGCATCGAAAATATAATGCCAAGATAAAAAAGCAACTTTTAAAGGCGGGTTTTACTACGACTTTATTCACTTCCGACGGTACGTGGCTGTTTGAAGGTGGCTCTATAGAAGGTGTGTTGCCCACTGCAAATGGGGAAAGTAATGTTATTAATTTAAAGAAGGCTGTCGACAAATATCATGGAGGTAAAGGTCCTTATATGGTTGCGGAGTTTTATCCGGGTTGGTTATCTCATTGGGCGGAGCCTTTTCCTTCATTATCCGCCTCTGGCATAGCTCGTACGGCTGAAAACTATTTGAAGAATGATGTCTCCTTTAATTTGTACATGGCACATGGAGGCACTAACTTCGGGTTTACCAGTGGGGCCAACTATGATAATAAACATGATATTCAGCCCGATCTCACGAGTTACGATTACGACGCTCCGATAAGTGAGGCCGGCTGGGTTACTCCTAAATATGATTCCTTGCGTTCGGTGATAGGCAAAAATGTGAAATGGAAGTTGGCCGCAGTACCGGCTCCTATACCAGTCATCGAAATTCCATCCATAAAGCTAACGCGCGTTGCCGACGTGCTGGGCTATTTGGAGAAGGGGAGCAAAATAGAAAGTGATGCGCCTCTTACATTCGAACAATTGAATCAAGGATATGGCTATGTGCTTTATTCAAGGCGTTTTAACCAACCGATAAGCGGGACTTTGGATGTTTCAGGACTTCGTGATTATGCTATTGTCTATGTGAATGGCGAAAAGGTTGGAGAACTCAATCGAGGTGATAAGAAATACAAGATGTCGATAAATATCCCATTCAACTCCACGTTGCAAATTCTAGTTGAAAATATGGGGCGCATTAATTATGGCTCCGAGATAGTAAACAACAAGAAAGGCATTATCAGTCCTGTGAAAATAGATGATATGGAGATGGATGGAAACTGGGAAATGTATAAGCTACCAATGGACGAGGTGCCTGACTTGGATACCCTTTCACAGACGGACGTGTATCCCAATAAAGCGTTATCTACCAATGCCTTGGTTGGCCGCCCACTTGTTTATGAAGGAACATTTTCTTTGACTAACGTCGGAGATACTTTCATTGATATGAGTGATTGGGGAAAAGGAATCATTTTTGTCAACGGGAAAAACCTTGGACGCTACTGGAACGTGGGACCCCAGCAGACACTTTACCTGCCGGGCGTGTGGTTAAAGAAAGGCTTGAATAAAATCCTGATTTTTGAACAGATGAATGATCATATAAAGACTGAAGTAAAAACAGTCAAAGTTCCCATTCTAACTCAACTAAAAAAATAG